In Pseudomonas sp. PDM14, a genomic segment contains:
- the ligB gene encoding NAD-dependent DNA ligase LigB yields MQRWIALPLCLFACAIAAQPCPDWSATRADDELQHLGRQIAEWDRAYHQQGRALVSDEVYDQSRQQLEHWQRCFPHSPNHGSDALQGAGGDSAHPVAQTGLAKLKDEQALQQWLSGREGLWIQPKVDGVAVTLLYRDSRLQRMVSRGDGLRGQDWSAHAQRIAAVPKTLPLRGEVILQGELYWRLREHVQAERGSVGARSQVAGALNRTRLDDASAAAIGLFVWDWPNGPATMEARLSGLQTMGWADSATLTQRIATAADARRWREHWYRSPLPFASDGVVLRQGTRPPGSTWGAEPPSWAAAWKYPPRQALAEVRDVQFRIGRTGRITPLLQVQAVALDDRTVRRVSAGSLARWQTLDIRPGDQVAITLAGLTIPRLDGVVRRHTPRAVLQAPDPAQYHALSCWRPTADCQSQFHARLTWLSGKQGLRMTGVGAGTWRTLEEAGELNDLLAWMALDRARLLALPGVAAARADALEQTFASTRQRPFGQWLRALGMPPSGSAPLGSDWQLLAARDARTWDDFAGIGSTRARQLVAFFQHPEVLRLQRRLHEAGVEGF; encoded by the coding sequence ATGCAACGCTGGATCGCGTTACCCCTGTGCCTGTTCGCCTGCGCCATCGCGGCTCAGCCCTGCCCCGACTGGTCCGCGACACGGGCCGACGATGAACTGCAACACCTCGGCCGGCAGATCGCCGAATGGGACCGTGCCTACCACCAGCAGGGCCGAGCCCTGGTCAGCGACGAAGTCTACGACCAGAGCCGCCAGCAGCTCGAACACTGGCAGCGCTGCTTCCCACATTCCCCGAATCACGGCAGCGACGCCCTGCAGGGCGCGGGCGGTGACAGCGCGCATCCGGTGGCGCAGACCGGCCTGGCGAAACTCAAGGATGAACAGGCACTGCAGCAGTGGCTGAGTGGACGCGAAGGCCTGTGGATTCAGCCAAAAGTCGACGGCGTGGCCGTGACCCTGCTTTACCGCGACAGTCGCCTGCAGCGCATGGTCAGCCGCGGCGATGGCCTGCGCGGGCAGGACTGGAGCGCCCACGCTCAGCGCATTGCGGCGGTCCCGAAAACATTGCCGCTACGCGGCGAGGTAATCCTGCAGGGTGAGCTGTACTGGCGCCTGCGCGAGCATGTGCAAGCAGAGCGTGGCAGCGTCGGTGCGCGCAGCCAGGTCGCCGGCGCACTGAACCGCACGCGACTGGACGATGCCAGCGCCGCCGCCATCGGCCTGTTCGTCTGGGATTGGCCGAACGGCCCGGCCACCATGGAGGCGCGCCTGAGTGGCCTGCAGACCATGGGCTGGGCGGACAGCGCGACACTGACCCAACGCATCGCCACCGCGGCAGACGCCCGTCGCTGGCGTGAACACTGGTACCGCAGTCCGCTGCCGTTCGCCAGCGACGGCGTGGTACTGCGCCAGGGCACGCGACCGCCGGGCTCCACCTGGGGTGCCGAACCACCGAGCTGGGCGGCAGCCTGGAAGTACCCGCCACGCCAGGCTCTGGCCGAGGTGCGCGACGTGCAGTTCCGCATCGGTCGGACCGGGCGCATCACCCCGCTGCTGCAGGTGCAAGCGGTGGCGCTCGACGACCGCACGGTGCGCCGGGTCAGCGCGGGCTCACTGGCACGCTGGCAGACACTGGACATTCGCCCCGGCGACCAGGTCGCCATCACCCTCGCCGGGCTGACCATTCCGCGCCTGGATGGCGTAGTCCGCCGTCACACGCCGCGCGCCGTATTGCAGGCTCCTGATCCTGCGCAGTATCACGCCCTGAGTTGCTGGCGACCGACGGCCGATTGCCAAAGCCAGTTCCACGCGCGCCTGACCTGGCTCAGCGGCAAACAGGGACTGCGCATGACGGGAGTTGGTGCCGGCACCTGGCGAACGCTGGAAGAGGCGGGTGAGCTGAATGACCTGCTGGCCTGGATGGCGCTCGACCGTGCGCGCCTGCTCGCGCTACCCGGCGTGGCCGCGGCACGCGCCGACGCCCTGGAGCAGACGTTCGCCAGTACCCGACAGCGGCCGTTCGGCCAGTGGCTGCGCGCCCTCGGCATGCCGCCGAGCGGCTCGGCGCCACTGGGCAGTGACTGGCAATTGCTGGCGGCCCGCGATGCGCGCACCTGGGACGATTTCGCCGGCATCGGCAGCACCCGTGCCCGGCAACTGGTGGCATTCTTCCAGCATCCGGAGGTACTGCGGCTACAGCGGCGCCTGCATGAGGCCGGAGTCGAGGGATTCTAG
- a CDS encoding c-type cytochrome, with protein MMNSKAVILLFVALSLSACGGVDPNSPQGKRQTLFKQMLKTSEDLGGMLRGRLAFDGKRFASGAQELDTLSRQPWQHFPQIAESERSTAKPEVWQQQERFQQLARELENATAALATASQVQPLKPEAVTALVQRVEDGCEACHQEFRAY; from the coding sequence ATCATGAATAGCAAAGCCGTCATTCTCCTGTTTGTCGCCCTGAGCCTCAGCGCTTGTGGTGGTGTCGATCCGAACTCGCCACAGGGCAAGCGCCAGACCCTGTTCAAGCAGATGCTCAAGACCAGCGAAGACCTCGGCGGCATGCTGCGTGGCCGTCTGGCCTTCGATGGCAAGCGCTTCGCCAGTGGTGCGCAGGAGCTGGACACGCTGTCGCGCCAGCCCTGGCAGCACTTCCCGCAGATCGCCGAGAGCGAGCGCAGCACCGCCAAGCCCGAGGTCTGGCAGCAACAGGAACGCTTCCAGCAGCTGGCGCGCGAACTCGAGAACGCCACCGCCGCGCTGGCCACCGCGAGCCAGGTGCAGCCGCTCAAGCCCGAGGCTGTGACGGCGCTGGTGCAGCGTGTCGAGGATGGCTGCGAGGCCTGTCACCAGGAATTCCGCGCCTACTGA
- a CDS encoding DUF1090 domain-containing protein encodes MYQRLLIATLSLVSLPLLAHEHAQATGCAGKQQAIEQQLEQARAHGNSGQQAGLEKALSEVKTNCTDENLHAERLEKIKAQREELVERENDLREAEIDGDSAKISKRRAKLEEARQELQDAEAELDK; translated from the coding sequence ATGTACCAGCGTTTGCTCATCGCCACCCTCAGCCTCGTCAGCCTGCCACTGCTGGCCCACGAACACGCCCAGGCCACCGGCTGCGCCGGCAAGCAGCAGGCCATCGAACAGCAGCTGGAACAGGCCCGCGCGCACGGCAACAGCGGGCAGCAGGCCGGCCTGGAAAAAGCCCTGAGCGAGGTGAAGACCAACTGCACCGATGAAAACCTGCACGCCGAGCGCCTGGAAAAGATCAAGGCGCAGCGTGAAGAACTGGTCGAGCGCGAGAACGACCTGCGCGAGGCGGAGATCGACGGCGACAGCGCGAAGATCAGCAAGCGCCGCGCCAAGCTGGAGGAAGCACGCCAGGAATTGCAGGACGCCGAGGCCGAACTGGACAAGTAG
- a CDS encoding acyl-CoA thioesterase yields the protein MNFHTRKWVKPEDLNPNGTLFGGSLLKWIDEEAAIYAIIQLGSQRVVTKLISEINFVSSARQSDIIELGITATEFGRTSLTLRCEVRNKITRKSILTIDKMVFVNVDENGQPAPHGKTEITYIKDQFKD from the coding sequence ATGAACTTTCACACACGCAAGTGGGTAAAACCTGAAGACCTCAACCCCAACGGCACGCTGTTCGGCGGCAGCCTGCTGAAATGGATCGACGAAGAAGCGGCGATCTACGCGATCATCCAGCTGGGTAGCCAGCGCGTGGTGACCAAGCTGATTTCCGAGATCAACTTCGTCAGCTCGGCGCGGCAGAGCGACATCATCGAACTGGGCATCACCGCCACCGAGTTCGGCCGGACCTCGCTGACCCTGCGCTGCGAGGTGCGCAACAAGATCACCCGCAAGAGCATCCTGACGATCGACAAGATGGTCTTCGTCAATGTCGATGAGAACGGCCAGCCGGCGCCCCATGGCAAGACCGAAATCACCTACATCAAGGACCAGTTCAAGGACTGA
- the ahcY gene encoding adenosylhomocysteinase, translating to MESFCMSAFNDYKVADISLADWGRKELIIAESEMPALMGLRRKYAAEQPLKGAKIIGCIHMTIQTGVLIETLIALGAEVRWSSCNIFSTQDQAAAAIAAAGIPVFAWKGETEEEYEWCIEQTILKDGQPWDANMILDDGGDLTQIIHEKYPAMLDKIHGITEETTTGVHRLLDMLKAGTLKVPAINVNDAVTKSKNDNKYGCRHSLNDAIKRGTDHLLSGKQALVIGYGDVGKGSAQSLRQEGMIVKVSEIDPICAMQACMDGFEVVSPYVGGLNDGTDACVDKALLGKIDLIVTTTGNANVCDAGMLKALKARAVVCNIGHFDNEIDTAFMRKNWAWEEVKPQVHKIHRTGAGKFDPRNDDYLILLAEGRLVNLGNATGHPSRIMDGSFANQVLAQIHLFNAKFANLPAGDKPTSITVEVLPKKLDEEVALEMVKGFGGVVTQLTAKQAEYIGVSVEGPYKPETYRY from the coding sequence ATGGAGAGCTTTTGCATGAGCGCTTTCAACGACTACAAGGTCGCCGATATTTCCCTGGCCGATTGGGGCCGCAAAGAACTGATCATCGCCGAATCCGAGATGCCGGCACTGATGGGCCTGCGCCGCAAGTACGCCGCTGAGCAACCGCTCAAGGGCGCGAAGATCATCGGCTGCATCCACATGACCATCCAGACCGGCGTGCTGATCGAAACCCTGATCGCGCTGGGCGCCGAAGTGCGCTGGTCGTCCTGCAACATCTTCTCGACCCAGGACCAGGCCGCTGCTGCCATCGCCGCCGCCGGCATCCCGGTATTCGCCTGGAAGGGCGAGACCGAGGAAGAGTACGAGTGGTGCATCGAGCAGACCATCCTCAAGGACGGTCAGCCGTGGGACGCCAACATGATCCTCGACGACGGCGGCGACCTGACTCAGATCATCCACGAGAAATACCCGGCGATGCTGGACAAGATCCACGGCATCACCGAAGAGACCACCACCGGTGTGCACCGCCTGCTCGACATGCTCAAGGCCGGCACCCTGAAAGTCCCGGCGATCAACGTCAACGACGCGGTCACCAAGAGCAAGAACGACAACAAGTACGGCTGCCGTCACAGCCTCAACGACGCCATCAAGCGCGGCACCGACCACCTGCTGTCGGGCAAGCAGGCGCTGGTCATCGGCTACGGTGACGTGGGCAAGGGCTCGGCCCAGTCGCTGCGTCAGGAAGGCATGATCGTCAAGGTTTCCGAGATCGACCCGATCTGCGCCATGCAGGCTTGCATGGACGGCTTCGAAGTCGTCTCGCCGTACGTGGGCGGCCTCAATGACGGCACCGACGCCTGCGTCGACAAGGCCCTGCTGGGCAAGATCGACCTGATCGTCACCACCACCGGCAACGCCAACGTCTGCGACGCCGGCATGCTCAAGGCCCTGAAAGCCCGCGCCGTGGTGTGCAACATCGGTCACTTCGACAACGAGATCGACACCGCCTTCATGCGCAAGAACTGGGCCTGGGAAGAGGTCAAACCGCAGGTGCACAAGATCCACCGCACCGGCGCCGGCAAGTTCGACCCGCGCAACGACGACTACCTGATCCTGCTGGCAGAAGGCCGCCTGGTGAACCTGGGTAACGCCACTGGCCACCCGAGCCGGATCATGGACGGCTCCTTCGCCAACCAGGTGCTGGCGCAGATCCATCTGTTCAACGCCAAGTTCGCCAACCTGCCAGCCGGCGACAAGCCGACCAGCATCACCGTCGAAGTCCTGCCGAAGAAGCTCGACGAAGAAGTGGCCCTGGAAATGGTCAAGGGCTTCGGTGGCGTGGTCACCCAGCTGACCGCCAAGCAGGCCGAGTACATCGGCGTGAGCGTGGAAGGCCCGTACAAGCCGGAAACCTACCGCTACTAA
- the metF gene encoding methylenetetrahydrofolate reductase [NAD(P)H], with protein MSQERRFSFEFFPTKTEAGHEKLLLTARQLASYKPDFFSCTYGAGGSTRDRTLNTVLQLDGEVKVPTAPHLSCVGDSKEELRELLGLYKDAGIRRIVALRGDLPSGMGMASGEMRYANELVEFIRHETGDHFHIEIAAYPEVHPQARNFEDDLSNFVRKARAGADSAITQYFFSADCYFYFVERLQKLGVDLPIVPGIMPITNYSKLARFSDACGAEIPRWIRKQLEAYGDDLDSIQAFGEQVVSEMCQRLLDGGAPGLHFYTLNQAEPSLALWNNLKLSR; from the coding sequence ATGTCTCAAGAACGCCGCTTCAGCTTCGAGTTCTTTCCGACCAAGACCGAAGCCGGGCATGAAAAACTGCTGCTCACCGCACGCCAGTTGGCCAGCTACAAGCCGGACTTCTTCTCCTGCACCTACGGTGCCGGTGGCTCGACCCGTGACCGTACGCTGAACACCGTGCTGCAACTCGACGGCGAGGTGAAGGTGCCGACCGCACCGCACCTGTCCTGCGTCGGTGACAGCAAGGAAGAGCTGCGCGAACTGCTCGGCCTGTACAAGGATGCCGGTATCCGCCGCATCGTCGCCCTGCGTGGCGACCTACCGTCGGGCATGGGCATGGCCAGTGGCGAAATGCGCTACGCCAACGAACTGGTCGAGTTCATCCGTCACGAGACGGGCGACCACTTCCACATCGAGATCGCTGCCTACCCGGAAGTCCATCCGCAGGCGCGCAACTTCGAGGACGACCTGAGCAACTTCGTGCGCAAGGCTCGCGCCGGCGCCGACAGCGCCATCACCCAGTACTTCTTCAGCGCCGACTGCTACTTCTACTTCGTCGAGCGCCTGCAAAAACTGGGCGTGGACCTGCCGATCGTGCCGGGCATCATGCCGATCACCAACTACAGCAAACTGGCGCGCTTCTCCGATGCCTGCGGTGCGGAAATCCCGCGCTGGATCCGCAAGCAGCTGGAAGCCTACGGCGACGACCTGGACAGCATCCAGGCCTTCGGCGAGCAGGTAGTCAGCGAGATGTGCCAACGCCTGCTGGACGGCGGCGCGCCGGGCCTGCACTTCTACACGTTGAACCAGGCCGAGCCGAGCCTCGCGCTGTGGAACAACCTGAAGCTGTCGCGCTGA
- a CDS encoding substrate-binding periplasmic protein yields MPVFPRQILISLLLCSLALGARAESLHLVTEAWAPYVYEENGQPAGLDYEITREVLRRLDVDVTLQFLPWKRCLLAFEQGQADGILDIFRLAERESQMVFISEPLSDVQFVLFFARNRPYPYARLDDLRDLLIGTSPGYWYNNSTFRNSKLFTREDAPSHEANFGKLVRNRVDLVVNDRRAGSHLAAQMGLGQQLGYNTRALGSDSLYLALRRTPEMEELAIDFADELQRFKREAGYAELQARYAEPADAPIAAASR; encoded by the coding sequence ATGCCCGTATTCCCGCGCCAGATACTCATCAGCCTTCTGCTTTGCAGCCTCGCCCTCGGCGCGCGGGCGGAATCGCTGCACCTGGTCACCGAAGCCTGGGCGCCCTACGTCTACGAAGAGAATGGCCAGCCTGCCGGCCTCGACTACGAAATCACCCGCGAAGTGCTGCGCCGCCTGGATGTCGACGTGACGCTGCAGTTCCTGCCGTGGAAGCGTTGCCTGCTGGCCTTCGAACAAGGCCAGGCGGACGGCATCCTGGATATCTTCCGCCTCGCCGAGCGCGAATCGCAGATGGTTTTTATCAGCGAACCGCTGTCCGACGTGCAGTTCGTGCTGTTCTTCGCCCGCAACCGGCCCTACCCATATGCCAGGCTCGATGACCTGCGCGACCTGTTGATCGGCACCTCGCCTGGCTACTGGTACAACAACAGCACATTCCGCAATTCCAAACTGTTCACCCGCGAGGACGCACCCAGCCACGAAGCCAACTTCGGCAAGCTGGTACGCAACCGGGTCGACCTGGTGGTCAACGACCGGCGCGCAGGCAGCCACCTCGCCGCGCAGATGGGCCTCGGCCAACAGCTCGGCTACAACACCCGCGCACTGGGCAGCGACAGCCTGTACCTGGCTCTGCGCCGCACACCGGAGATGGAAGAGCTGGCCATAGACTTCGCCGATGAACTGCAGCGCTTCAAGCGCGAAGCCGGTTACGCCGAACTCCAGGCCCGCTACGCCGAGCCGGCGGACGCACCGATTGCCGCCGCCAGCCGCTAG
- a CDS encoding DEAD/DEAH box helicase produces the protein MSFVSLGLSEALASAVEAAGYTQPTPVQQRAIPAVLQGRDLMVAAQTGTGKTGGFALPVLERLFPGGHPDKSHRHGPRQPRVLVLTPTRELAAQVHDSFKVYARDLPLVSTCIFGGVGMNPQVQAMAKGVDVLVACPGRLLDLANQKAIDLSHVEILVLDEADRMLDMGFIHDVKKVLAKLPAQRQNLLFSATFSKDITDLAGKLLHNPERIEVTPPNTTVERIEQRAFRLPASHKRALLAHLITQGAWEQVLVFTRTKHGANRLAEYLDKHGLPAVAIHGNKSQNARTKALADFKANQVRILVATDIAARGLDIDQLPHVVNFELPNVEEDYVHRIGRTGRAGRSGEAISLVAPDEEKLLKGIERMTKQKIPDGDTMGFDPSTVEAEKPEVRGPRPERQPRADRPQRERTSNASTSEAGGESKEKRSRNRRGKGKERAQGQAGGDQQPRAPRQAQSQPQSPAVQPNANRDPEEFLDDDFDNFGNRADYVPTQPKPQGRNPRRGGQGQAAATPRAPSNRGQGGQPRQGGNGGGQGGKPKSGQRAQGQGGQGRNGQGRPQGGGRRIDSPRERQEPAVQDVRATKQPLIIRKGERLPTAEQLDQLSDNRPRGEKPALLTRKSEATE, from the coding sequence ATGTCCTTTGTTTCCCTCGGTCTCTCCGAGGCTTTAGCCAGTGCCGTAGAAGCTGCCGGCTACACCCAGCCCACTCCAGTGCAACAGCGGGCCATTCCCGCCGTGTTGCAAGGTCGCGACCTGATGGTTGCCGCCCAGACGGGCACTGGTAAAACCGGCGGTTTCGCCCTCCCGGTCCTCGAGCGCCTGTTCCCAGGTGGCCACCCCGACAAGTCGCACCGCCATGGCCCGCGTCAACCGCGCGTACTGGTGCTGACCCCGACGCGCGAGCTCGCCGCGCAAGTTCACGACAGTTTCAAGGTCTATGCCCGTGACCTGCCGCTGGTTAGCACCTGCATCTTCGGCGGCGTCGGCATGAACCCGCAGGTGCAGGCGATGGCCAAGGGCGTCGACGTCCTGGTTGCCTGCCCCGGCCGCCTGCTCGACCTGGCCAACCAGAAGGCCATCGACCTCTCCCACGTGGAGATCCTGGTCCTCGACGAAGCCGACCGCATGCTCGACATGGGCTTCATCCACGACGTTAAGAAAGTCCTCGCCAAGCTCCCCGCGCAACGGCAGAACCTGCTGTTCTCGGCGACCTTCTCCAAGGACATCACCGACCTCGCCGGCAAGCTGCTGCACAACCCGGAACGCATCGAGGTCACCCCGCCGAACACCACGGTCGAGCGCATCGAACAACGCGCCTTCCGCCTGCCGGCCAGCCACAAGCGCGCGCTGCTCGCTCACCTGATCACTCAGGGCGCGTGGGAGCAGGTACTAGTGTTTACCCGCACCAAGCATGGCGCCAACCGTCTCGCCGAGTACCTCGACAAACATGGCCTGCCGGCCGTGGCGATCCACGGCAACAAGAGCCAGAACGCACGCACCAAGGCCCTGGCCGACTTCAAGGCCAACCAGGTGCGCATCCTGGTCGCCACCGACATCGCCGCCCGCGGCCTGGACATCGACCAGTTGCCCCACGTGGTCAACTTCGAGCTGCCCAACGTCGAGGAAGACTACGTGCACCGCATTGGCCGTACCGGTCGTGCCGGGCGCAGCGGTGAGGCCATCTCCCTGGTCGCACCGGACGAGGAGAAGCTGCTCAAGGGCATCGAGCGGATGACCAAGCAGAAGATCCCGGACGGCGACACCATGGGCTTCGATCCAAGCACCGTGGAAGCGGAGAAACCCGAAGTACGCGGCCCGCGCCCCGAGCGCCAGCCGCGTGCCGACCGCCCGCAGCGCGAACGCACCAGCAATGCCAGCACCAGTGAAGCCGGTGGCGAGAGCAAGGAAAAACGCTCGCGCAACCGTCGCGGCAAAGGCAAGGAGCGCGCCCAGGGCCAGGCCGGCGGCGACCAGCAGCCACGTGCACCGCGCCAGGCACAGAGCCAGCCGCAATCGCCGGCCGTGCAGCCAAACGCCAATCGTGATCCGGAAGAATTCCTCGATGACGATTTCGACAACTTTGGCAACCGCGCGGACTACGTACCCACGCAACCCAAGCCGCAGGGTCGTAACCCTCGTCGTGGTGGCCAGGGTCAGGCAGCGGCAACACCACGCGCACCGAGCAACCGCGGCCAGGGCGGGCAACCGCGCCAGGGCGGCAACGGTGGCGGTCAGGGCGGCAAGCCCAAGTCCGGCCAGCGCGCACAGGGCCAGGGTGGTCAGGGTCGTAACGGCCAGGGTCGCCCCCAGGGTGGCGGTCGTCGCATCGACTCGCCACGCGAGCGCCAGGAGCCGGCCGTGCAGGACGTCCGCGCGACCAAGCAGCCGCTGATCATCCGCAAGGGTGAGCGTCTGCCGACCGCCGAGCAGCTCGATCAGCTGTCCGACAATCGCCCGCGGGGCGAGAAGCCGGCACTGCTGACGCGCAAGAGTGAAGCGACGGAGTAA
- a CDS encoding YceI family protein, whose protein sequence is MLKKSLAALTLGAALFAGQAMAADYAIDKEGQHAFINFKISHLGYSWLYGTFKDFDGSFSFDAKAPEASKVSVKINTASVDSNHAERDKHLRSGDFLNVDKNPTASFESTAVKSTGEGTADITGNLTLNGVTKPVVIKAKFLGEGKDPWGGYRAGFEGSTKLKLKDFDIQKDLGPASQEVELILSVEGVRQ, encoded by the coding sequence ATGCTCAAGAAATCCCTCGCTGCCCTGACCCTGGGCGCTGCTCTGTTCGCCGGTCAGGCCATGGCCGCCGACTACGCCATCGACAAGGAAGGCCAGCACGCCTTCATCAACTTCAAGATCAGCCACCTTGGCTACAGCTGGCTGTACGGCACCTTCAAGGACTTCGACGGCAGCTTCAGCTTCGACGCCAAGGCGCCGGAAGCGAGCAAGGTCAGCGTCAAGATCAACACCGCCAGCGTCGACTCCAACCATGCCGAGCGTGACAAGCACCTGCGCAGCGGCGACTTCCTCAACGTCGACAAGAACCCGACCGCGAGCTTCGAGTCCACCGCCGTCAAATCGACCGGCGAAGGTACCGCTGACATCACCGGCAACCTGACCCTCAACGGCGTGACCAAGCCGGTGGTGATCAAGGCCAAGTTCCTCGGCGAAGGCAAGGACCCATGGGGTGGCTACCGTGCCGGCTTCGAGGGCAGTACCAAGCTGAAACTGAAGGACTTCGACATCCAGAAAGACCTCGGCCCGGCTTCCCAGGAAGTCGAGTTGATTCTCTCGGTGGAAGGCGTGCGTCAGTAA
- a CDS encoding cytochrome b produces the protein MQWRNSVSRYGVISIALHWLVALTVFGLFGVGLWMVGLDYYSTWYRTAPDLHKSVGLTLFAVMLLRVLWRLASPPPPPPANHGRLTRLASTAGHAVLYLGLFVLMASGYLISTADGRGISVFGLFDVPATLTSIPDQADIAGLVHEYLAWGLVIFAGLHALAALKHHFIDRDATLVRMFGCTGK, from the coding sequence ATGCAGTGGCGCAACTCGGTATCCCGCTACGGTGTCATCAGCATCGCCCTGCACTGGCTGGTCGCCCTGACCGTTTTCGGCCTGTTCGGCGTCGGCCTGTGGATGGTCGGCCTCGACTACTACAGCACCTGGTATCGCACCGCCCCCGATCTGCACAAAAGCGTCGGCCTGACCCTGTTCGCCGTGATGTTGCTGCGCGTGCTCTGGCGCCTGGCCAGCCCGCCGCCTCCGCCACCGGCCAACCACGGCCGTCTGACCCGCCTGGCGTCCACCGCCGGGCATGCCGTTCTCTACCTCGGACTGTTCGTCCTGATGGCCTCCGGCTACCTGATTTCCACCGCCGATGGGCGTGGTATCAGCGTGTTCGGCCTGTTCGACGTACCGGCCACCCTGACCAGCATTCCGGATCAGGCCGACATCGCCGGCCTGGTCCACGAATACCTCGCCTGGGGGCTGGTGATCTTCGCCGGCCTGCATGCCCTGGCGGCCCTGAAACACCACTTCATTGACCGTGACGCCACCCTGGTGCGCATGTTCGGTTGCACCGGCAAGTAA
- a CDS encoding adenosylmethionine--8-amino-7-oxononanoate transaminase has product MSLNAQWMQRDLAVLWHPCTQMKDHERLPLIPIKRGDGVWLEDFDGKRYLDAVSSWWVNVFGHGNPRINQRIRDQLDSLEHVMLAGFTHPPVIELSERLVQITPAGLDRVFYADNGSSGIEVALKMSYHYWLNCGQPQKKRFVTLSNSYHGETVAAMSVGDVALFTDTYKSLLLDTLKVPSPDCYLRPEGVSWEEHSRTLFAAMEQTLAEHHHEVAAVIVEPLIQGAGGMRMYHPVYLTLLREACDRYGVHLIHDEIAVGFGRTGTMFACEQAGITPDFLVLSKALTGGYLPMAAVLTTDTVYQAFYDDYATLRAFLHSHTYTGNPLACAAALATLDIFAQDNVIEANKPLAARMASATAHLVDHPHVAEVRQTGMALAIEMVQDKASKTAYPWQERRGLQVYQHALERGALLRPLGSVVYFLPPYVITPEQIDFLAEVASEGIDIATRTSVSVAVHSDLHPNHRDPG; this is encoded by the coding sequence ATGAGCCTGAATGCCCAGTGGATGCAGCGCGACCTGGCCGTGCTCTGGCACCCCTGCACGCAGATGAAGGACCACGAGCGCCTGCCGCTGATCCCGATCAAGCGCGGTGACGGTGTATGGCTCGAGGACTTCGACGGCAAGCGCTACCTCGACGCGGTCAGCTCCTGGTGGGTCAACGTCTTCGGCCACGGCAACCCGCGCATCAACCAGCGCATCCGCGATCAGCTCGACAGCCTCGAACACGTGATGCTCGCCGGCTTCACCCATCCGCCGGTGATCGAACTGTCCGAGCGTCTGGTACAGATCACCCCAGCCGGCCTCGACCGGGTGTTCTACGCCGACAACGGCTCCTCGGGCATCGAGGTGGCGCTGAAGATGAGCTACCACTACTGGCTCAACTGCGGGCAGCCGCAGAAGAAGCGCTTCGTCACCCTGAGCAACAGCTACCACGGCGAAACCGTGGCGGCGATGTCGGTGGGCGACGTGGCGCTGTTCACCGACACCTACAAATCGCTGCTGCTCGACACGCTCAAGGTGCCCAGCCCGGACTGCTACCTGCGCCCCGAAGGCGTGAGCTGGGAAGAACACTCGCGCACACTGTTCGCCGCCATGGAGCAGACCCTGGCCGAGCACCACCACGAAGTCGCCGCGGTGATCGTCGAACCGCTGATCCAGGGCGCGGGCGGCATGCGCATGTACCACCCGGTGTACCTCACGCTGCTGCGCGAAGCCTGCGACCGCTATGGCGTGCACCTGATTCACGACGAGATCGCCGTCGGCTTCGGCCGCACCGGCACCATGTTCGCCTGCGAGCAGGCCGGCATCACCCCGGACTTCCTCGTGCTGTCCAAGGCCCTCACCGGCGGCTACCTGCCGATGGCCGCGGTGCTCACCACCGACACCGTGTACCAGGCGTTCTATGACGACTACGCCACCCTGCGCGCCTTCCTTCACTCGCACACCTACACCGGCAACCCGCTGGCCTGCGCCGCCGCCCTGGCAACCCTGGACATTTTCGCGCAGGACAACGTGATCGAGGCCAACAAGCCGCTGGCCGCGCGCATGGCCAGCGCCACCGCGCACCTGGTCGACCACCCACACGTGGCCGAAGTGCGCCAGACCGGCATGGCCCTGGCCATCGAGATGGTGCAGGACAAGGCCAGCAAAACCGCCTACCCGTGGCAGGAGCGCCGCGGCCTGCAGGTCTACCAGCACGCCTTGGAGCGCGGTGCCCTGCTGCGCCCGCTGGGCAGCGTGGTGTACTTTCTGCCGCCGTACGTGATCACCCCGGAGCAGATCGACTTTCTCGCCGAGGTGGCCAGCGAAGGTATCGACATCGCCACCCGCACCTCCGTCAGCGTGGCCGTGCACAGCGACCTGCACCCCAATCACCGCGACCCGGGCTAA